A window from Rhodothermales bacterium encodes these proteins:
- the lat gene encoding L-lysine 6-transaminase, whose protein sequence is MQTVLDTRSITPETVRSTLSRHMLTDGLHLVLDMEKSQGVNLIDASTGQGFIDFFGFFASNALGMNHPKLTGDAGFRKRLMEAAMNKITNSDVYTVHMARFLDTFSRVGIPSYLPYAFFVSGGALAVENALKTAFDWKVRLNHRKGFRREVGQQVLHFDQAFHGRSGYTLSLTNTADPRKTQYFPKFDWPRILNPKLSFPLTDERMTEVLRMESMALAQAKTYFRERKDDIACIIIEPIQGEGGDNHFRPEFLQQLKNLAHENDALMIFDEVQSGVGITGTFWAHQALGVEPDIIAFGKKTQVCGILAGPKLDEVDGHVFKTASRINSTWGGNLVDMVRFDRILEVMEEDHLVDNAAETGAHLLKQLHAFAERHPSVTNVRGRGLMCAFDLPSADYRGRFLNETYQQGVLVLGCGTHSVRFRPPLTITPDEIDQGLEILGKALAKVA, encoded by the coding sequence ATGCAAACCGTATTAGATACGCGCTCGATCACGCCGGAGACCGTTCGTTCCACCCTGTCCCGCCATATGCTCACGGATGGGCTGCACCTGGTGCTGGACATGGAAAAAAGCCAGGGCGTGAACCTGATCGACGCATCGACCGGGCAAGGGTTTATCGATTTTTTTGGCTTCTTCGCCTCGAATGCGCTCGGGATGAACCACCCCAAGCTGACGGGCGACGCCGGCTTCCGGAAGCGCCTCATGGAAGCCGCGATGAACAAGATCACCAACTCGGATGTGTACACGGTGCACATGGCACGTTTCCTGGACACGTTCAGCCGGGTCGGCATCCCCTCCTACCTGCCCTACGCCTTCTTCGTGTCCGGCGGGGCGCTCGCCGTCGAGAACGCGCTCAAAACGGCCTTCGACTGGAAGGTGCGGCTCAATCACCGGAAGGGCTTCCGGCGCGAAGTCGGGCAGCAGGTCCTGCACTTCGACCAGGCCTTCCACGGCCGCTCGGGCTACACACTCTCGCTGACCAACACGGCCGATCCGCGCAAGACGCAGTATTTCCCGAAATTCGACTGGCCCCGCATCCTCAACCCGAAACTGTCCTTCCCGCTGACCGATGAGCGGATGACCGAGGTGCTGCGGATGGAATCGATGGCGCTGGCCCAGGCCAAGACGTACTTCCGCGAGCGGAAGGACGACATCGCCTGCATCATCATTGAGCCGATCCAGGGCGAAGGCGGCGACAACCACTTCCGCCCCGAATTCCTCCAGCAGCTCAAGAACCTCGCCCACGAGAACGACGCGCTGATGATCTTCGACGAAGTCCAGAGCGGCGTCGGCATCACGGGAACGTTCTGGGCGCACCAGGCGCTGGGCGTGGAACCGGACATCATCGCCTTCGGCAAAAAGACGCAGGTGTGCGGCATTCTCGCCGGCCCCAAACTGGATGAAGTCGACGGCCACGTGTTCAAGACCGCCAGCCGCATCAACTCCACCTGGGGCGGCAACCTGGTCGACATGGTGCGTTTCGACCGCATCCTCGAGGTCATGGAGGAAGATCACCTGGTCGATAACGCCGCCGAGACCGGCGCGCACCTCCTCAAGCAACTCCACGCGTTCGCCGAACGGCATCCCTCGGTCACGAACGTCCGCGGCCGCGGCCTCATGTGCGCCTTCGACCTGCCTTCGGCCGACTACCGCGGCCGCTTCCTCAACGAGACCTACCAGCAGGGCGTCCTCGTGCTGGGCTGCGGCACGCACTCCGTCCGCTTCCGCCCGCCGCTCACGATCACCCCGGACGAGATCGATCAGGGCCTGGAGATCCTGGGAAAAGCGCTGGCCAAGGTGGCGTGA
- the lipA gene encoding lipoyl synthase, with the protein MSDSPLPNTGAKKPLHPGEVALKRVKKEPLLPTGDGDSGFFELPVIDKPVVANDRGRRPDWLRVKLPYGETYRQLVDIIDSHQLHTVCQSARCPNMGECWTAGTATFMILGNVCTRSCGFCAIATGRPDAGLDWDEPRRVAEAARLMGLRHAVVTSVNRDERKDGGAPIFAETIRMIREYQPGCTVEVLIPDFRGIWEALDVVLDARPELLNHNVETVPRLYRRVRPQANYQRSLDVLKRAKDQGLRTKSGIMVGLGETEEEVLALMDDFAAIELDVMTIGQYLQPTRMHLPVEAFIHPDVFVAYKQAGEAKGIDHVESGPLVRSSYHAERHV; encoded by the coding sequence ATGTCTGATTCTCCTTTGCCGAATACGGGCGCCAAAAAGCCCTTGCATCCGGGAGAAGTTGCATTAAAACGGGTAAAGAAAGAACCGCTCCTTCCAACGGGTGATGGAGATTCCGGTTTCTTCGAGTTGCCCGTGATCGATAAGCCTGTCGTCGCCAACGACCGGGGCCGCCGGCCGGACTGGCTGCGCGTCAAGCTGCCCTACGGCGAGACGTACCGGCAGCTCGTCGACATCATCGATTCGCACCAGCTGCACACCGTCTGCCAGAGCGCGCGATGCCCCAACATGGGCGAGTGCTGGACGGCCGGCACGGCGACGTTCATGATCCTCGGCAACGTCTGCACCCGCTCCTGCGGGTTCTGCGCCATCGCCACCGGCCGGCCGGATGCCGGCCTGGATTGGGACGAGCCGCGGCGGGTGGCCGAGGCCGCGCGCCTCATGGGCCTCCGGCATGCCGTGGTCACCAGCGTCAACCGCGACGAGCGCAAGGACGGCGGCGCGCCGATCTTCGCCGAGACCATCCGCATGATCCGGGAGTACCAGCCCGGCTGCACCGTCGAGGTGCTCATACCCGACTTTCGCGGCATCTGGGAGGCGCTCGACGTCGTGCTCGATGCCCGTCCGGAGCTGCTCAACCACAATGTCGAGACGGTGCCCCGGCTCTACCGCCGCGTGCGCCCGCAGGCGAACTACCAGCGTTCGCTCGACGTGCTCAAACGCGCTAAGGACCAGGGCCTGCGCACGAAGAGCGGCATCATGGTGGGCCTGGGTGAGACCGAAGAGGAAGTGCTTGCGTTGATGGACGACTTCGCGGCGATCGAGCTCGACGTCATGACCATCGGACAATACCTGCAGCCGACGCGGATGCATCTGCCGGTGGAGGCATTCATCCACCCCGATGTATTCGTCGCCTATAAACAGGCCGGCGAGGCGAAGGGCATCGATCACGTCGAGAGCGGCCCCCTCGTGCGGTCGTCGTACCATGCCGAACGGCACGTATAA
- the ndk gene encoding nucleoside-diphosphate kinase has protein sequence MASERTLTILKPDCVRKELIGEVTSRIQKAGFKIRAMKLMKLSKIEAEGFYAVHRGRPFFEELTAFMSSGPCVPMVLEKDSAVADFRTLIGATNPAQAAEGTIRKAYADSVGENIIHGSDSDENARIEAAYFFPEYEIVSNS, from the coding sequence ATGGCGAGTGAACGTACATTGACCATTTTGAAGCCGGATTGCGTCAGGAAAGAGCTGATCGGCGAAGTGACGAGCCGCATCCAGAAGGCCGGCTTCAAGATTCGCGCGATGAAGCTGATGAAGCTGAGCAAGATCGAGGCGGAAGGATTTTACGCCGTACACCGTGGCCGGCCTTTCTTCGAGGAACTCACCGCGTTCATGTCCAGCGGACCCTGCGTCCCGATGGTGCTGGAGAAGGACAGCGCGGTGGCCGATTTCCGTACGCTGATCGGCGCCACCAACCCCGCCCAGGCGGCGGAAGGCACCATCCGGAAGGCCTATGCCGACTCGGTCGGCGAGAACATCATTCACGGCTCGGATTCCGACGAAAACGCCCGCATCGAGGCGGCGTATTTTTTCCCGGAGTACGAAATCGTCTCCAACAGCTGA
- a CDS encoding DUF1343 domain-containing protein, whose protein sequence is MTERQVSGESVRRKANRFAFFVLGMAILAGCAGSTAGPEASHTPPRVRIGAEALADDDYALLAGKRVGLIANHTSMIDSVHLADRLHEAPGVTLAALFGPEHGLRGDAAAGEHVESGRDERTGVPIYSLYGSRRKPSPEEMASIDVLVFDIQDVGARFYTYISTMGLAMQAAAEAGVPFVVLDRPNPLGGEHVEGFVLDMAHTSFVGAYPIPVTHGLTVGELARMIQGEGWVEGLESLVLHVVPMAGWTRGMLWSETGLSWRPTSPNIPDLETALVYPGTCFFEAVEASEGRGTREPFKMVGATWANGRRLADTLNALAIPGLHFDPAEFIPQPIAGMATSPRFEGEAVRGVRLTVTDAHALRPVAAGMHLVEAFYRMAPTAERASFLNANWLSRLAGTTRLEAQLRAGETADQIVASWKEDVAAFKVLRTPYLLYP, encoded by the coding sequence ATGACCGAAAGGCAGGTATCGGGCGAATCGGTGCGTCGCAAGGCGAACCGGTTCGCCTTTTTTGTTCTGGGCATGGCCATCCTCGCGGGCTGCGCCGGCTCCACCGCCGGCCCGGAGGCCTCGCATACTCCGCCGAGGGTTCGGATCGGCGCCGAGGCGCTCGCGGATGACGACTATGCGCTGCTGGCCGGCAAACGCGTCGGCCTGATCGCCAACCATACCTCGATGATCGACTCGGTCCATCTCGCCGATCGCCTCCACGAGGCGCCGGGGGTGACGCTCGCCGCCCTGTTCGGCCCCGAGCACGGCCTCCGGGGCGACGCGGCGGCCGGGGAACACGTCGAGAGCGGTCGCGATGAGCGCACCGGCGTGCCGATCTACAGCCTCTATGGCAGCCGGCGAAAGCCCTCGCCCGAGGAGATGGCCTCGATCGATGTGCTCGTGTTCGACATCCAGGATGTGGGCGCCCGGTTCTACACGTACATCTCCACCATGGGGCTTGCGATGCAGGCCGCCGCCGAGGCCGGCGTGCCGTTCGTCGTGCTCGACCGCCCCAACCCGCTCGGTGGCGAACACGTCGAGGGCTTCGTGCTCGACATGGCCCACACGTCGTTCGTCGGCGCCTACCCGATACCGGTCACCCACGGCCTGACGGTGGGCGAACTCGCGCGGATGATCCAGGGCGAAGGCTGGGTGGAAGGCCTCGAGTCGCTGGTGCTGCACGTCGTCCCGATGGCAGGGTGGACGCGGGGGATGCTCTGGAGCGAGACCGGGCTGTCGTGGCGGCCGACGAGTCCGAACATCCCGGACCTCGAGACGGCGCTCGTGTATCCGGGCACCTGTTTCTTCGAGGCGGTCGAGGCCAGCGAGGGCCGCGGCACCCGCGAGCCGTTCAAGATGGTGGGGGCGACCTGGGCCAATGGCCGCCGGCTGGCCGATACCCTCAACGCGCTGGCGATACCTGGTCTGCATTTCGATCCGGCCGAGTTCATCCCCCAGCCCATCGCCGGCATGGCCACGTCGCCCCGGTTCGAGGGCGAGGCGGTGCGCGGCGTGCGGCTTACGGTAACCGATGCGCATGCGCTCCGGCCCGTCGCAGCCGGCATGCATCTGGTGGAGGCGTTCTACCGCATGGCGCCGACCGCCGAGCGGGCGTCGTTTCTCAATGCGAACTGGCTGAGCCGGCTGGCGGGCACGACGCGCCTCGAGGCGCAGCTCAGGGCCGGCGAGACGGCGGATCAGATCGTGGCGTCGTGGAAAGAGGACGTGGCGGCCTTCAAGGTGCTCCGGACCCCGTATCTGCTGTATCCCTGA
- a CDS encoding DUF3098 domain-containing protein — protein sequence MAQPTSSRRARQGRRQGAAGVDKRTATRAASKRNAAMVFTARNYLLMLLGVGLVVLGYVLMRMENEVDGFISLYVAPILLLGGYLEIIYAILWRPQNRPAPEETVEQA from the coding sequence ATGGCACAACCGACCTCTTCACGGCGCGCGCGACAGGGACGCAGACAGGGCGCTGCCGGCGTCGACAAACGGACCGCCACCCGCGCGGCATCGAAGCGCAACGCCGCGATGGTCTTCACCGCGCGCAACTACCTGCTGATGCTCCTTGGCGTGGGGCTCGTCGTGCTCGGGTACGTGTTGATGCGGATGGAAAACGAGGTCGACGGATTCATCTCGCTGTACGTAGCGCCCATCCTCCTGCTCGGGGGCTACCTCGAGATCATCTACGCCATCCTGTGGCGCCCCCAAAACCGGCCTGCGCCCGAAGAAACGGTGGAGCAGGCCTAG
- the dacB gene encoding D-alanyl-D-alanine carboxypeptidase/D-alanyl-D-alanine-endopeptidase: MNLRFSAAMRLTALFVLVGLFNGGAVAPASLSDQIERLVNDPSVNAAIWGVYVRDLSSGRVVYTQNSDKTLMPASNQKLLTTATALDVLGPDYTYTTSLHLLGDIEAGVLKGDLILEGSGDPTFASSEFRGNNPMQTWARGLSAQGVTRIQGRIIGDDNIFDESPYPEGWDVGYIATESFAPAVSGISALDNTVVVQIQSGRVGEAPIINAKPGGYLDIRNQASTSARRRGQSIQVHRTLGTERVLLDGSVPRTYRRSVTIPVSNPTLLALHSFKQELEAVGIAVDVVLVDIDDLERPIDYRRAQELFTYQSPPLSEIMMHINKESNNFYAEQLFRTFGWGGSTDGAEKRVKEFLRKSGIPMNGVSARDGSGLSRKDMVTPETIGELLAYMNRHPQRDTFFRSLARGGEAETTLDYRLRGEPVWAKTGSLEYVRALSGYAQTPDGRLVAFSLIANNYTVPSYRIMQTMDRVVLAITRSEDA; encoded by the coding sequence ATGAATCTTCGCTTCTCTGCGGCGATGCGGCTGACCGCGCTGTTCGTGCTCGTCGGCCTCTTCAACGGGGGCGCCGTCGCGCCGGCATCGCTATCGGATCAGATCGAGCGCCTCGTCAACGATCCATCCGTCAACGCCGCCATCTGGGGGGTATACGTCCGCGACCTCAGCTCGGGGCGCGTGGTGTATACCCAGAACAGCGACAAGACGCTCATGCCGGCGTCCAATCAGAAGCTGCTCACGACCGCCACCGCCCTCGACGTGCTCGGGCCCGACTACACCTACACGACGTCGCTCCATCTCCTGGGAGACATCGAGGCCGGCGTGCTCAAGGGGGATCTCATCCTCGAGGGCTCGGGCGACCCGACCTTTGCCAGCAGCGAGTTCCGCGGCAACAATCCGATGCAGACCTGGGCGCGCGGCCTCTCGGCGCAGGGGGTGACGCGGATCCAGGGCCGCATCATCGGCGACGACAACATCTTCGACGAATCGCCCTATCCCGAAGGGTGGGATGTGGGATACATCGCGACGGAATCGTTCGCGCCGGCGGTGAGCGGGATATCGGCGCTCGACAACACGGTAGTCGTGCAGATCCAGTCCGGCCGTGTGGGCGAAGCGCCCATCATCAACGCGAAGCCGGGCGGCTACCTCGACATCCGCAACCAGGCCTCGACCAGCGCGCGCCGGCGGGGGCAGTCCATCCAGGTGCATCGCACGCTGGGCACGGAGCGGGTCCTTCTCGACGGGTCTGTGCCGCGCACCTACCGGCGCAGCGTCACCATCCCGGTTTCCAACCCGACCCTGCTCGCGCTGCACAGCTTCAAACAGGAACTGGAGGCCGTTGGCATCGCCGTCGATGTTGTGCTGGTCGATATCGACGATCTCGAGCGACCGATCGACTACCGTCGGGCGCAGGAGCTGTTTACGTATCAGTCGCCGCCGCTCAGCGAGATCATGATGCACATCAACAAGGAGAGCAACAACTTCTACGCAGAGCAGCTCTTTCGGACCTTCGGATGGGGTGGGTCGACCGACGGGGCGGAGAAACGGGTCAAGGAGTTTCTGAGGAAGTCGGGCATCCCGATGAACGGCGTTTCGGCGCGCGACGGCTCGGGGCTCTCCCGCAAGGACATGGTGACGCCGGAGACCATCGGCGAACTGCTCGCCTACATGAACCGGCATCCGCAGCGCGACACCTTCTTCCGCTCGCTTGCGCGCGGCGGCGAGGCGGAGACGACGCTCGATTACCGTCTCCGCGGCGAACCCGTGTGGGCCAAGACCGGCTCGCTCGAATACGTCCGCGCCCTGAGCGGCTACGCCCAGACCCCGGACGGCCGGCTGGTCGCCTTCTCGCTCATCGCCAATAACTACACCGTCCCGAGCTATCGGATCATGCAGACGATGGACCGGGTGGTGCTCGCCATCACCCGTAGCGAGGACGCTTGA
- the mreD gene encoding rod shape-determining protein MreD: protein MPVFLRIALTGLLAVLVQWIVLGRLRLWGAYPDGILIYIAWLGFAYGRRVGAVSGFALGFLMDVIYGTWGIQMFVKTIVGFMVGFFQNPDQREMPIIRPPQAFLMGLVIALLHNGLLVALLVLQSGARDISLVLSHWIGAAFYTAVVANIAARFVSR, encoded by the coding sequence ATGCCCGTCTTCCTTCGCATTGCCCTCACCGGACTGCTGGCCGTGCTGGTTCAGTGGATCGTGCTGGGGAGATTGAGGCTCTGGGGGGCGTATCCGGACGGCATCCTCATCTACATCGCGTGGCTTGGCTTTGCCTATGGCCGGCGTGTAGGGGCGGTGTCGGGTTTTGCGCTGGGATTCCTGATGGATGTCATCTACGGGACGTGGGGCATCCAGATGTTCGTCAAGACCATCGTCGGCTTCATGGTCGGCTTTTTCCAGAACCCGGACCAGCGCGAAATGCCCATCATTCGTCCGCCGCAGGCCTTTCTGATGGGGCTGGTCATCGCCCTCCTCCATAACGGATTGCTCGTCGCCCTGCTCGTCCTGCAATCCGGCGCGCGGGACATCAGCCTGGTGCTCTCCCACTGGATCGGCGCCGCGTTCTACACCGCCGTCGTCGCCAACATCGCCGCGCGCTTCGTTTCCCGCTAG
- the dapA gene encoding 4-hydroxy-tetrahydrodipicolinate synthase — protein MNERHLFHGTAPALVTPFTPDGEVDEPAFRRLIDDQIAGGVDALVVLGTTGENPTVTPAERSRLVDIGIAHTNRRVPVIIGVGTNHTAESVRFAREARAAGADGLLVVGPYYNKPTPAGVIAHVSAIADATDTPIILYNVPGRTGSNLTADTQLAVAEHVPSVVGLKEASGNLAQISDLLQRRPPHLAVYSGDDELTLPLIALGAEGVISVISNAIPKPFCYMVRAGLAGDYETARRLHFDLLEAMRMCFVESNPVPVKEALAHAGKMNARVRLPLVGLQEANREKVLRAFAPFMKG, from the coding sequence ATGAACGAACGCCATCTCTTCCACGGCACCGCCCCCGCCCTCGTCACGCCGTTCACGCCCGATGGCGAGGTGGATGAACCGGCGTTTCGCCGGCTGATCGACGACCAGATCGCCGGCGGCGTCGATGCGCTGGTCGTGCTCGGCACGACGGGTGAAAACCCGACGGTCACCCCGGCGGAACGCTCGCGGCTGGTGGACATCGGCATCGCGCATACCAACCGGCGCGTGCCGGTCATCATCGGGGTGGGCACCAACCATACGGCGGAGAGCGTCCGCTTCGCCCGCGAGGCCCGCGCCGCCGGCGCGGACGGGCTGCTCGTCGTGGGCCCCTACTACAACAAACCCACGCCGGCCGGCGTGATCGCGCACGTATCCGCCATCGCCGACGCGACCGACACGCCCATCATCCTGTACAACGTCCCCGGCCGCACCGGCAGCAACCTCACGGCCGACACCCAGCTGGCCGTGGCGGAGCACGTCCCCTCCGTCGTCGGGCTCAAGGAGGCGTCGGGCAACCTGGCGCAGATTTCCGACCTCCTCCAGCGGCGGCCGCCGCACCTGGCCGTGTACTCGGGCGACGACGAACTCACGCTCCCCCTGATCGCGCTGGGCGCGGAGGGCGTCATCTCGGTCATCAGCAACGCCATCCCCAAACCCTTCTGCTACATGGTCCGCGCCGGCCTCGCGGGCGACTATGAGACCGCCAGGAGGCTGCATTTCGACCTGCTCGAAGCCATGCGGATGTGTTTCGTCGAGAGCAATCCGGTGCCCGTGAAGGAGGCGCTGGCGCACGCCGGCAAGATGAACGCGCGCGTCCGGCTGCCGCTCGTCGGTTTGCAGGAAGCCAACAGGGAGAAGGTGCTGCGCGCCTTTGCGCCGTTCATGAAGGGTTGA
- the dapB gene encoding 4-hydroxy-tetrahydrodipicolinate reductase, with protein sequence MNIALVGTGQTGSVVEALARERGHVVAARFNSARPLLGEASAEGFVGIDAVIDFSLPALALAHIERYCVWNVPAVIGTTGWYHDRGRVEALVQQHDAAVLYAPNFSIGVALLMHALKSVAPLIDKLPEYDAYVHEVHHRRKLDSPSGTALLLADALIEHLSAKTHITAEAQHERIAPDALHVSSTRAGHVVGHHTVCFDGPFDTLQFVHDARNRNGFAHGALVAAEWLPGRRGLFTLNDMLQTA encoded by the coding sequence ATGAACATCGCACTGGTAGGCACCGGTCAAACCGGCAGCGTGGTGGAGGCCCTGGCCCGCGAACGCGGCCACGTGGTCGCCGCCCGGTTCAACAGCGCCCGCCCGCTGCTGGGCGAAGCGTCGGCCGAGGGGTTCGTGGGGATCGACGCCGTGATCGACTTCTCCCTGCCGGCGCTCGCACTGGCGCACATCGAGCGGTACTGCGTCTGGAACGTGCCGGCGGTGATCGGCACGACCGGCTGGTATCACGACCGGGGCCGTGTGGAAGCGCTCGTCCAGCAGCACGACGCGGCGGTGCTGTATGCGCCCAACTTCTCGATCGGTGTCGCGCTGCTGATGCACGCGTTGAAGAGCGTCGCGCCGCTCATCGACAAGCTGCCCGAATACGACGCCTACGTCCACGAAGTGCATCACCGCCGGAAGCTCGACAGCCCCAGCGGGACGGCCCTGCTGCTTGCGGATGCGCTGATCGAACACCTGAGCGCCAAAACCCACATCACGGCGGAGGCGCAGCATGAACGCATTGCGCCGGATGCCCTGCATGTCAGCTCGACGCGCGCCGGCCACGTGGTCGGCCACCACACCGTCTGTTTCGACGGTCCGTTCGACACGCTCCAATTCGTGCACGACGCGCGCAACCGAAACGGTTTTGCACACGGCGCCCTGGTGGCCGCCGAATGGCTGCCCGGCCGGCGCGGCCTCTTCACCCTCAACGACATGCTCCAGACGGCCTGA